The following are from one region of the Priestia filamentosa genome:
- a CDS encoding alpha/beta fold hydrolase — translation MQNVAFSSGHYIDFINGVKVFYEVHGYRKNKPTVLLIHGFLSSTFSFRRLIPILKEDFTVIAVDLPPFGQSEKSLSFKYSYQNLANLVTGLLDLWGISKAIVMGHSMGGQIALNIAKEKPNYVSSLVLLCSSGYLSRAHYGLVASSYLPYFHLWIKRWLGRKGIQGNLENVVYNLDLVNQEMVDGYMKPFRTDHIFMALAKMIRDREGDLSSEALKKIDIPTLLIWGEEDKVVPISVGKRLHGDILNSTFISLNKTGHLVPEENPKAIWRHMLQFI, via the coding sequence ATGCAGAACGTTGCCTTTTCGTCTGGACATTATATTGATTTTATAAATGGGGTAAAAGTTTTTTACGAAGTACATGGTTATCGTAAAAACAAACCGACAGTCTTATTAATACATGGGTTTTTGTCTTCTACGTTCAGCTTCAGACGTTTAATTCCTATTTTAAAAGAAGACTTCACAGTTATCGCAGTTGACCTCCCTCCTTTTGGTCAAAGCGAGAAATCCCTCTCTTTTAAATATTCATATCAAAACCTTGCAAATCTTGTGACAGGACTTTTAGATTTATGGGGAATTAGTAAAGCAATTGTGATGGGACATTCAATGGGAGGACAAATTGCATTAAATATCGCAAAAGAAAAGCCAAACTATGTTTCAAGCCTTGTGCTTTTATGCAGCTCAGGTTATTTAAGCAGAGCTCATTATGGACTTGTTGCTTCTTCTTACTTGCCTTATTTTCATCTCTGGATTAAGCGTTGGCTAGGGAGAAAAGGAATTCAAGGAAATTTAGAAAATGTTGTGTACAACTTAGATCTTGTGAATCAAGAAATGGTTGATGGATATATGAAACCATTTCGAACCGATCACATCTTTATGGCTCTAGCTAAGATGATTAGAGATCGTGAAGGGGATTTATCGTCTGAAGCCTTAAAAAAAATCGATATTCCAACGCTTTTAATTTGGGGAGAGGAAGATAAAGTAGTACCGATTAGCGTTGGCAAAAGACTTCATGGAGACATTTTAAATTCTACATTTATTTCCCTTAATAAGACAGGACACTTAGTTCCCGAAGAAAACCCTAAAGCAATTTGGAGACATATGCTACAATTTATTTAA
- the kapD gene encoding 3'-5' exonuclease KapD, with translation MGKESQHLFIDFEFTMPEQKGRPKGFFPEIIEVGIVVARNYKVIDTFSSYVRPQHFPTLTNRCKTFLSIEQQSVDSGITLQELADLFKNYCKNYETTVVTWGNMDMKVLRQNCQKARIPFTFKGEQVDLSMEYKKFFGDRNQTGLWKAVEAYGKKGTGTHHRALDDAMTTYNIFKLVEKDKSYLSSPAKTTIGDRIDLSKVLNKFA, from the coding sequence ATGGGAAAAGAAAGTCAGCATCTTTTTATTGATTTTGAGTTCACAATGCCTGAACAAAAAGGGCGCCCAAAAGGTTTTTTTCCTGAGATTATTGAAGTTGGCATTGTAGTAGCGAGAAATTACAAAGTTATTGACACATTTTCCTCTTATGTTCGCCCTCAGCATTTCCCCACATTAACTAACCGTTGTAAAACATTTTTAAGCATCGAACAGCAAAGCGTTGATAGTGGTATAACACTTCAAGAGCTTGCAGACCTATTCAAAAATTATTGTAAAAACTATGAGACTACTGTTGTCACATGGGGAAATATGGATATGAAAGTGTTGCGACAAAATTGTCAGAAAGCCCGCATTCCTTTCACATTCAAAGGTGAACAAGTTGATTTATCGATGGAATATAAGAAATTCTTTGGAGATCGTAATCAAACAGGTCTTTGGAAAGCAGTTGAAGCCTATGGAAAGAAAGGAACAGGGACGCATCATCGTGCGTTGGATGATGCGATGACAACCTATAACATTTTCAAGCTTGTTGAAAAAGATAAAAGTTATTTATCAAGCCCTGCTAAAACAACCATTGGAGATCGAATTGACCTTTCGAAAGTATTAAATAAGTTTGCATAA
- a CDS encoding leucyl aminopeptidase: protein MFHIQKSTNLTEATEALVVGVFKQTKPFTGILADLDEQLDIRTLIKSGDIEVRNKAITKIPTLGKVNPKRIFFVGLGRPKEMTASSLKEGFGELFQHIQKSGIAEVSIALPSFETDAVNEYMCAYALSEAFPLSTYKFNDYKRRSNEPAKRIKKVTLLTDEDNQEIENMVRTGYIYGKATNSARTLVNLPGNMLTATDLAQYARELGEKYEFEVEILEKEDMEKLGMGALLAVNKGSVEPPKMIVLKYQGKKEWKDVIGLVGKGITYDTGGYSLKPRQSMVGMKTDMGGAASVLGAMEIIGEIRPNQNVVAVIPSTDNMVSASAFKPDDVITAMSGKTIEVLNTDAEGRLALADGITYAKHHGAEYLIDVATLTGGVIVALGEETTGAMTNNQRWYEKVAEASVEAQEDMWQLPIFERDKKRVRNSAIADLNNSPGREGHAIMAGAFIGEFAEETPWVHLDIAGTSVTKKSGSLGPSGATGVMVRTLAAAVERFDVETK, encoded by the coding sequence ATGTTTCACATTCAAAAGAGCACAAATCTAACAGAAGCAACAGAAGCCCTTGTTGTTGGCGTCTTTAAACAAACAAAACCATTCACTGGTATTTTGGCTGACCTTGATGAACAGTTGGATATTCGTACTCTTATTAAAAGCGGAGATATTGAAGTAAGAAATAAGGCTATTACAAAAATTCCAACGTTAGGGAAAGTGAATCCAAAACGAATTTTCTTCGTTGGATTAGGAAGACCAAAAGAGATGACAGCTTCTTCTCTAAAAGAAGGATTTGGTGAACTTTTTCAACACATTCAAAAAAGTGGCATAGCAGAAGTATCAATTGCATTGCCTTCTTTTGAAACTGATGCTGTAAATGAATATATGTGTGCTTATGCATTGAGCGAAGCATTCCCGCTTTCAACGTATAAATTTAATGATTATAAACGTCGGTCGAATGAGCCTGCCAAACGTATTAAAAAAGTCACTCTTTTGACAGATGAAGATAACCAAGAGATAGAGAATATGGTTCGGACAGGATACATATATGGTAAGGCTACAAACTCAGCGCGCACGCTTGTGAATCTTCCTGGAAATATGCTTACTGCTACAGACCTTGCTCAATACGCAAGAGAACTTGGCGAAAAGTATGAATTTGAAGTGGAGATTCTGGAAAAAGAGGATATGGAAAAGCTCGGTATGGGGGCACTCCTTGCTGTTAACAAAGGATCTGTTGAGCCACCAAAAATGATTGTTTTAAAATACCAAGGAAAAAAAGAGTGGAAAGACGTTATTGGTCTTGTAGGGAAAGGCATTACGTATGATACAGGAGGCTATTCTCTCAAGCCTCGCCAAAGCATGGTTGGCATGAAGACAGATATGGGGGGCGCAGCGTCTGTACTTGGAGCAATGGAAATTATCGGTGAGATCCGTCCAAATCAAAACGTAGTTGCTGTTATTCCTTCCACTGATAATATGGTGAGTGCAAGTGCGTTTAAGCCTGATGATGTAATTACAGCGATGAGTGGTAAAACCATTGAAGTATTGAATACAGATGCAGAAGGGCGCCTTGCTTTAGCAGACGGTATTACATATGCTAAGCATCATGGAGCAGAATATTTAATTGATGTTGCTACCCTTACTGGGGGAGTCATTGTTGCACTTGGAGAGGAAACAACAGGAGCGATGACAAACAATCAAAGGTGGTATGAAAAAGTAGCTGAAGCAAGTGTAGAAGCACAGGAAGATATGTGGCAGCTACCTATTTTTGAACGTGATAAGAAAAGAGTAAGAAATAGCGCGATAGCAGACTTGAATAACTCCCCTGGCCGTGAAGGTCATGCTATTATGGCAGGCGCCTTCATTGGAGAATTTGCTGAAGAAACACCTTGGGTTCATTTAGATATAGCAGGTACTTCTGTTACGAAGAAATCCGGGTCACTTGGTCCGAGTGGTGCAACAGGAGTTATGGTGCGCACGCTTGCTGCTGCTGTAGAACGATTTGATGTTGAAACAAAATAA
- a CDS encoding DUF1641 domain-containing protein: MSETITQAKTDQERSKFSASQEQLDVLDQLLKPEVQESLTTLVEELPKLTELVSILSKSYDFAQSVATDDVLKSDTVGAIQELAEPVVHTAKNLAATAIEAKDRADESKEVIGIFGLMKMLKDPQAQKLFRFVNAYLQVSAERENK, encoded by the coding sequence ATGTCAGAAACAATCACTCAAGCAAAAACTGATCAAGAACGATCAAAATTTTCTGCTAGCCAAGAACAACTTGATGTACTCGATCAGCTATTAAAACCTGAGGTTCAAGAATCTCTAACAACACTAGTTGAGGAGCTTCCAAAGTTAACTGAGCTTGTTAGCATCTTATCTAAGTCTTATGACTTTGCACAATCAGTTGCAACTGATGATGTCCTAAAAAGTGACACAGTTGGAGCAATCCAAGAGCTTGCTGAGCCTGTAGTGCACACAGCTAAAAACCTTGCAGCAACTGCTATTGAGGCAAAAGATCGCGCAGACGAAAGCAAAGAAGTAATTGGTATCTTTGGCTTAATGAAAATGCTGAAAGACCCTCAAGCACAAAAACTATTCCGTTTTGTAAATGCTTATCTACAAGTTTCAGCTGAACGCGAAAACAAATAG
- a CDS encoding MalY/PatB family protein, producing the protein MTNSFDQVLNRKNTQSVKWDFNKAVYGTDDVLPMWVADMDFKPPQKVLDVLSERIQHGIFGYTSPTTDTYKSVCRWLHKRHGFSVDASSLIYSPGIVFAISMAVQAFTNEGEQIVIQPPVYTPFFNMIQQNNRKLVENPLILENGQYKMDFADLEEKFAQGAKMMILCSPHNPAGRVWTKQELQKVADLCVQYNVILLSDEIHSDLVYKPNKHIPIASLSEETANLTITCVAPSKTFNLAGLQASAIVIPNKSLRLKYQETQRKQGAGGLNTFGIIALQAAYNYGEEWLEELLPYLKENINTVHEFIQKEIPDIELIYPEGTYLAWIDCRRTGFSDEELKERLLHKGHLALEPGPKYGTQGEGFVRMNLGCSKETVLEGLKRLKIALSK; encoded by the coding sequence ATGACAAATTCTTTTGATCAAGTTTTAAATCGCAAAAATACTCAATCTGTAAAATGGGATTTTAATAAAGCCGTATATGGAACAGATGATGTCTTACCAATGTGGGTAGCGGATATGGATTTTAAACCGCCTCAAAAAGTTCTTGATGTCTTATCAGAACGAATTCAGCACGGTATCTTTGGATATACATCTCCAACAACTGATACATATAAATCTGTGTGCAGATGGTTACATAAACGACATGGTTTTAGTGTTGACGCATCTTCTCTTATTTATAGTCCTGGCATTGTTTTTGCAATCAGCATGGCAGTACAAGCCTTTACAAATGAAGGAGAGCAAATCGTCATCCAACCCCCTGTTTATACTCCGTTCTTTAATATGATTCAACAAAATAATCGTAAACTTGTTGAAAACCCACTTATCTTAGAGAACGGTCAATATAAAATGGATTTTGCAGATTTAGAAGAAAAGTTTGCACAAGGTGCTAAAATGATGATTCTTTGCAGCCCTCATAACCCAGCTGGCCGTGTATGGACAAAACAAGAGCTTCAAAAAGTTGCAGACCTTTGTGTGCAATATAACGTGATTTTGCTTTCTGATGAGATTCATTCAGATCTTGTATATAAACCAAACAAGCATATTCCTATTGCAAGTTTGTCAGAAGAAACAGCAAACCTCACTATTACTTGTGTAGCTCCTAGTAAAACATTCAATTTGGCTGGACTACAAGCTTCAGCAATTGTGATTCCAAACAAAAGTCTTCGCTTAAAATATCAGGAAACACAGCGTAAGCAAGGAGCAGGCGGCCTTAATACATTTGGAATCATTGCGTTACAAGCAGCCTATAATTATGGAGAGGAATGGCTTGAAGAACTTCTTCCATATTTGAAAGAAAACATTAATACAGTACATGAATTCATTCAAAAAGAAATTCCAGATATTGAGCTAATTTATCCTGAAGGTACATATCTGGCTTGGATTGACTGCCGTAGAACAGGTTTTTCAGATGAAGAATTAAAAGAAAGACTTCTTCATAAAGGCCATTTAGCACTTGAGCCTGGGCCTAAATATGGTACACAAGGTGAAGGATTTGTTCGTATGAATCTTGGTTGTTCTAAAGAAACAGTACTCGAAGGCCTGAAACGTTTGAAAATAGCACTAAGCAAATAG
- a CDS encoding Lrp/AsnC family transcriptional regulator — protein MQLSEKELEILEILEHDSRLPLDSIAKMVDLSEKETKEVVEKLEGKKVIVQYSTDINWRRVDGHEGVTAMIDVKVTPKRGVGFDEIAERIYRFEEVKAVYLMSGTYDLSVTIEGKSMSQIANFVSEKLSTLDSVVSTTTHFIMKKYKHDGTIYEYDDDDKRIVVSP, from the coding sequence GTGCAATTATCTGAAAAAGAATTGGAAATTTTAGAAATATTAGAACACGATAGCCGATTACCTCTTGATAGTATCGCTAAAATGGTGGACTTATCAGAGAAAGAAACAAAAGAAGTTGTAGAAAAGCTTGAAGGCAAAAAAGTAATTGTTCAATATTCAACAGATATTAACTGGCGTCGTGTAGACGGCCATGAAGGTGTAACAGCTATGATTGATGTGAAAGTGACACCAAAGCGCGGTGTTGGATTTGATGAAATTGCAGAGCGAATTTATCGCTTCGAGGAGGTTAAAGCGGTTTATTTGATGTCAGGTACGTATGACTTATCTGTTACGATCGAAGGAAAATCAATGTCTCAAATTGCAAATTTCGTGTCTGAGAAATTATCAACACTTGATTCAGTAGTTTCCACAACAACCCATTTCATTATGAAGAAATATAAACATGATGGTACAATTTATGAATATGATGACGACGACAAAAGAATTGTGGTGTCACCATAA
- a CDS encoding NAD(P)/FAD-dependent oxidoreductase, with product MSKKIVILGAGYGGVLAALNVRKHFSKSEAEVTVINKYPTHQIITELHRLAAGNVSEQAVAMPLTKLFKGLDIDLKIAEVESFSVDNKEIKLGDGSTLTYDALVVGLGSVTAYFGIPGLEENSMVLKSAADANKIYKHVEERIAEYAKTKNEADATILIGGGGLTGVELVGELADIMPKLTRKYGVDPKAVKLKLVEAGPKILPVLPDHLIERATSSLEARGVEFLTGLPVTNVEGNTIDLKDGQKVVANTFVWTGGVQGNPLVGESGLEVNRGRATVNDFLQSTSHKDVFVAGDSAVVFGPEGRPYPPTAQIAWQMGELIGYNLYAFLENKDLETFSPVNSGTLASLGRKDAVATIGANSTPLKGLPASLMKEASNVRYLTHIKGLFSLAY from the coding sequence ATGTCAAAAAAAATTGTCATTCTAGGCGCTGGTTATGGCGGAGTTTTAGCAGCTTTAAATGTTCGCAAACACTTTAGTAAATCAGAAGCAGAAGTAACAGTTATTAATAAATATCCTACACACCAAATTATTACAGAGTTACACAGACTTGCAGCAGGTAACGTATCTGAGCAAGCTGTTGCTATGCCTCTAACAAAGCTTTTTAAAGGTCTTGATATCGATCTTAAAATCGCTGAAGTTGAGTCTTTCTCTGTAGACAACAAAGAGATCAAACTAGGCGACGGTTCTACTCTAACTTACGATGCTCTTGTTGTTGGTTTAGGAAGTGTTACAGCATACTTTGGTATCCCTGGACTTGAAGAAAACAGCATGGTACTAAAATCTGCTGCAGATGCTAATAAAATCTACAAGCATGTTGAAGAGCGTATTGCAGAATATGCAAAAACTAAAAATGAAGCTGACGCAACAATCCTTATCGGCGGTGGCGGTTTAACAGGTGTTGAACTTGTTGGTGAATTAGCTGACATTATGCCTAAACTTACTCGTAAATACGGCGTTGACCCTAAAGCAGTAAAACTTAAACTTGTTGAAGCAGGTCCAAAAATCCTTCCTGTTTTACCAGACCACTTAATCGAACGCGCAACTTCTAGTTTAGAAGCTCGCGGCGTTGAGTTCTTAACAGGTCTTCCTGTAACAAACGTTGAAGGTAACACTATTGACCTTAAAGATGGTCAAAAAGTTGTTGCTAACACTTTTGTTTGGACAGGCGGAGTTCAAGGTAACCCACTTGTTGGCGAAAGCGGTCTTGAAGTAAACCGTGGTCGTGCAACAGTGAACGACTTCCTTCAATCAACATCACACAAAGATGTATTTGTTGCTGGAGACAGTGCGGTTGTATTCGGCCCAGAAGGTCGTCCATACCCACCAACAGCTCAAATTGCTTGGCAAATGGGAGAGCTTATCGGTTACAACCTTTATGCTTTCTTAGAAAACAAAGATCTTGAAACATTCTCTCCGGTTAACTCTGGTACACTTGCAAGCTTAGGCCGCAAGGATGCAGTAGCAACTATTGGAGCAAACTCAACTCCACTTAAAGGGCTTCCTGCTTCTCTAATGAAAGAAGCAAGTAACGTTCGTTACTTAACTCACATTAAAGGTCTTTTCAGCTTAGCTTACTAA
- a CDS encoding Na+/H+ antiporter family protein — protein MNAVVAAVLIMLILSALRVNVTIALIVGAFAGGIIGGLGVEETINVFSSGLGDNATVALSYATLGGFALALTKTGLPDAVVDGTLRIIGNSNDTKKKAFSKVLVVLLILVISCFSQNVIPVHIAFIPILIPALLKVFNELQLDRRLIACVMTFGLITPYMFIPAGFGKIYHDILAKTVTAGGLKVNVEDIPAAMAIPALGMIVGLLIAIFVSYRKPREYDTIEYVETNEKAQYSKRSLITAVVAVLAALTVQLLTLDTEGAMIFGAITGIIILLISGAMNFKEADELLTNGMRMMAFIGFVIISAAGFAAVMTKTGDVESLVAYAADLIGNNQSLGALLMLIVGLLVTMGIGSSFSTLPIIAAIFVPLCVQLGFSPLATLAIIGTAGALGDAGSPASDSTLGPTSGLNVDGQHNHIWETVIPTFIHYNIPLIIFGWIAAMVL, from the coding sequence ATGAATGCAGTTGTTGCTGCAGTCCTCATCATGCTTATTTTAAGTGCATTACGAGTTAATGTAACAATTGCTCTTATTGTTGGTGCATTTGCAGGAGGCATCATTGGTGGATTGGGTGTAGAAGAAACGATAAATGTATTTTCATCAGGATTAGGTGACAACGCAACAGTTGCGTTGAGTTATGCAACACTTGGAGGATTTGCTCTCGCTTTAACAAAAACAGGTTTACCTGATGCAGTTGTAGATGGAACATTGAGAATTATCGGTAACTCGAATGATACTAAGAAGAAAGCATTCTCTAAAGTGCTAGTTGTCTTATTAATTCTAGTTATTTCTTGTTTTTCTCAAAATGTTATTCCTGTTCATATTGCTTTTATTCCAATTTTAATTCCAGCTCTTTTGAAAGTTTTCAATGAGCTTCAGCTTGATCGTCGTCTTATTGCTTGTGTTATGACTTTTGGATTAATCACTCCTTATATGTTTATACCAGCAGGTTTTGGTAAGATTTACCATGACATTCTTGCCAAAACAGTTACAGCTGGCGGACTAAAGGTAAATGTAGAAGACATTCCGGCTGCAATGGCGATTCCGGCTCTTGGTATGATTGTTGGTTTGCTGATTGCTATCTTCGTTAGCTATCGAAAACCAAGAGAATATGACACTATTGAATACGTAGAAACAAATGAAAAAGCTCAATATTCAAAACGTAGTTTAATTACGGCTGTTGTAGCTGTGTTAGCTGCACTTACTGTTCAGCTTTTAACACTAGATACAGAAGGTGCCATGATTTTTGGAGCTATTACGGGAATCATTATTTTACTTATAAGTGGAGCAATGAATTTTAAAGAAGCAGATGAGCTTCTTACAAATGGAATGCGCATGATGGCTTTTATTGGATTCGTTATCATTTCAGCAGCAGGTTTTGCCGCTGTAATGACAAAAACAGGAGATGTTGAATCTTTAGTTGCATATGCAGCAGATTTGATTGGCAATAACCAATCTCTTGGTGCACTCCTGATGCTAATTGTTGGTTTGTTAGTTACAATGGGAATTGGTTCTTCCTTTTCAACTCTTCCAATTATTGCAGCTATTTTTGTTCCTCTCTGTGTTCAGCTTGGTTTTAGTCCTCTTGCCACTCTTGCTATTATTGGCACAGCTGGTGCTCTTGGTGATGCTGGTTCTCCAGCGTCAGATAGTACACTTGGACCAACATCAGGTCTAAACGTGGATGGACAGCATAATCACATTTGGGAAACTGTTATCCCAACATTTATTCATTATAATATTCCTCTAATTATATTTGGTTGGATTGCCGCAATGGTTTTATAA
- a CDS encoding kinase-associated lipoprotein B gives MEEKIEVGSIVTGLYKTGKYVGEVTEIRPSHYLVRVLAVLKHPIQGDLHNPNQTDVALFHERRALAYREQTNVPQKMVHIFDEAVPDYKDSLRKALSAQIEKYKGNESAFAQQCLVHLKNLEKDYFPQT, from the coding sequence ATGGAAGAGAAGATTGAAGTAGGTTCTATTGTGACGGGCCTATATAAAACAGGAAAGTATGTAGGAGAAGTGACTGAAATCCGTCCTTCTCATTATCTTGTAAGAGTTTTAGCTGTTTTAAAGCATCCTATTCAAGGGGACCTTCATAATCCAAATCAAACGGATGTTGCGCTCTTTCATGAACGTAGAGCTCTTGCTTACCGTGAACAAACGAATGTGCCCCAAAAAATGGTTCATATCTTTGATGAAGCTGTACCTGATTATAAAGATTCACTTAGAAAAGCGCTCTCTGCTCAGATTGAGAAATATAAAGGTAATGAGAGTGCATTTGCTCAACAATGTCTTGTTCATCTCAAAAACCTAGAAAAGGACTACTTTCCTCAAACGTAA
- a CDS encoding sulfite oxidase-like oxidoreductase codes for MYFGKPKNTHNANIPPGQHETTRFPVLHHGNVPYYRDLEEWTLTIDGLVDEKITYTYQQLLDMPQTRLQNDIHCVTGWSKLNNMWEGITPKELLSTVKVNDSAKFVILHAEEEFSTNLPIQDFLHEKTLLAHSYEGKPLTPEHGFPLRAVVSHLYFWKSAKWLRRIEFVAEEQLGFWEKNGYHHYGDPWKEERYSWS; via the coding sequence ATGTATTTTGGTAAGCCTAAAAACACACACAACGCAAACATCCCTCCAGGTCAGCATGAAACAACCCGCTTTCCTGTTCTTCATCATGGCAATGTTCCCTACTATCGTGATTTAGAAGAGTGGACTTTAACGATTGATGGACTTGTCGATGAAAAGATAACGTATACATATCAACAGCTTCTTGATATGCCTCAAACGCGTTTGCAAAACGATATACACTGTGTGACTGGCTGGTCTAAGTTAAACAATATGTGGGAAGGTATTACACCAAAGGAATTGTTGTCTACTGTTAAAGTCAATGATTCTGCAAAATTTGTAATTTTACATGCTGAGGAAGAGTTCTCAACAAATTTGCCAATTCAAGACTTTCTACATGAGAAAACCCTTCTAGCTCATTCTTATGAAGGAAAACCTCTTACACCTGAACATGGTTTTCCACTCCGAGCGGTTGTTTCACATCTTTATTTCTGGAAGAGCGCAAAATGGCTGCGGAGAATTGAATTTGTAGCAGAAGAGCAACTAGGTTTTTGGGAGAAAAATGGCTATCATCACTATGGAGATCCATGGAAAGAAGAGCGATATAGCTGGTCATAG
- a CDS encoding aminotransferase codes for MKRHLSKTVDELQPSGIRRFFDLANGMEDVISLGVGEPDFVTSWSVREASILSLEKGYTSYTANAGLLELREEIANYMERKFDLQYEANSNIIVTVGASQALDIAMRSIVNPGEEVLIIEPSFVAYGPLVELVGGIPKFVQTNGEEDFKLHASKIKEQLTDKTKAILICSPNNPTGSVLSKGELEEIAAIAKEQDLIVLADEIYAELTYDEEYCSIASLEGMKDRTIIISGFSKGFAMTGWRLGFLCAHEDLAGAMLKVHQYAMMCAPTMAQYGALEALKTGEEDVQTMKKSYRRRRNFFVKSLNEIGLSCHKPGGAFYAFPSVKATGLTSNEFAERLLLEQKVAVVPGHVFGESGEGYVRCSYAASLDSLQEALRRMERFMSQFTKVKEKQQV; via the coding sequence ATGAAACGACATTTATCAAAAACCGTAGATGAACTTCAGCCATCAGGCATTCGCCGTTTTTTTGATCTTGCGAATGGGATGGAAGACGTGATTTCACTTGGGGTTGGAGAACCAGATTTTGTTACTTCATGGTCTGTACGTGAGGCATCTATCTTATCTCTAGAGAAAGGGTACACGTCATATACGGCAAATGCAGGGTTATTGGAACTAAGAGAAGAAATTGCAAACTATATGGAGCGTAAATTTGATCTTCAATATGAAGCAAACTCTAATATTATTGTAACAGTAGGAGCGAGTCAAGCGCTTGATATCGCTATGAGATCCATTGTAAATCCTGGTGAAGAAGTTCTCATTATCGAACCGAGCTTTGTTGCTTATGGACCGTTAGTTGAGCTTGTTGGAGGCATTCCTAAGTTTGTTCAAACAAACGGGGAAGAAGACTTTAAACTTCATGCTTCTAAAATAAAAGAACAGCTTACAGATAAAACAAAAGCTATCTTAATCTGTTCGCCAAACAATCCAACGGGAAGCGTTCTTTCAAAAGGAGAGCTTGAAGAAATTGCTGCTATTGCAAAAGAGCAGGATCTTATTGTGTTAGCAGACGAAATTTATGCTGAGTTAACATATGATGAAGAGTATTGTTCAATCGCTTCATTAGAAGGGATGAAAGACCGTACAATCATTATCTCAGGTTTTTCAAAAGGATTTGCGATGACAGGATGGCGCCTTGGATTTTTATGCGCCCACGAAGATTTGGCAGGGGCGATGCTTAAAGTTCATCAATATGCAATGATGTGTGCGCCAACAATGGCTCAATATGGAGCGTTGGAAGCTTTGAAAACAGGAGAAGAAGATGTGCAGACAATGAAAAAAAGCTATCGTCGTCGTCGCAACTTCTTCGTTAAATCGTTAAATGAAATTGGATTATCATGTCACAAGCCAGGCGGAGCTTTTTATGCGTTCCCTTCTGTGAAAGCAACGGGTTTAACATCAAATGAATTCGCAGAAAGGCTGTTGTTAGAACAAAAAGTAGCAGTTGTACCTGGGCATGTGTTTGGAGAAAGCGGAGAAGGATATGTGCGTTGTTCTTATGCGGCTTCTCTTGATTCCTTACAGGAAGCTCTAAGAAGAATGGAACGATTTATGAGTCAGTTTACAAAAGTAAAAGAAAAACAACAGGTATAA
- a CDS encoding DUF1871 family protein encodes MNETQQTNVKLYEILYYWDPLGYGEGFYETEISDVLQTLHVHDNAEELARKIQSIYEFSSEEVIPLPQCKQKASELLLVKDQSSCSIN; translated from the coding sequence GTGAACGAAACACAGCAAACAAATGTAAAGTTGTATGAAATTTTATATTACTGGGATCCGCTCGGATACGGTGAAGGATTTTATGAAACAGAAATTAGCGATGTCTTACAAACATTACATGTACACGATAATGCTGAAGAACTTGCTCGTAAAATCCAAAGTATCTATGAATTCTCATCTGAAGAAGTGATCCCACTTCCACAATGTAAACAAAAAGCAAGCGAGCTTCTTCTTGTTAAAGATCAAAGCAGTTGCTCCATTAATTAA
- a CDS encoding helix-turn-helix domain-containing protein: MNTIGQNIRFQREQKGMSQEELALKIRVGTSTIQKYESGQSLPDTQTILKISTALDIPAAELTSRPTVRQLVFPDAELTQLVNEIGVERTKRLLQKIKGYSDDQFLTIMNTLFYEKDLLIEEG, translated from the coding sequence ATGAATACAATTGGACAAAATATTCGTTTTCAGCGTGAGCAAAAAGGAATGTCACAGGAAGAGCTAGCATTGAAAATCCGTGTAGGAACTTCAACAATTCAAAAATATGAATCAGGCCAAAGTTTACCTGATACTCAAACTATTTTAAAGATCTCTACTGCTCTCGATATTCCAGCAGCAGAGCTCACAAGCAGACCTACCGTGCGCCAGCTTGTTTTTCCAGATGCTGAGCTAACACAGCTTGTTAATGAGATTGGGGTCGAAAGAACAAAGCGCCTGTTACAAAAGATAAAAGGATATAGCGATGATCAATTTTTAACAATTATGAACACGTTATTTTATGAAAAAGACCTTCTTATTGAAGAAGGATAA